A stretch of Oculatellaceae cyanobacterium DNA encodes these proteins:
- a CDS encoding NAD(P)H-quinone oxidoreductase subunit 4 — MTAEQFPWLTAIILLPLVASLLIPVLPDKGGKTVRWYALSVAMADFILMCYAFWKHYDATSATFQLAEKYAWLPNLGINWAVSVDGLSVPLVLLAGLVTTLSIFAAWQVDMKPRLFYFLMLVLYSAQIGVFVAQDLVLLFIMWEVELIPVYLLVSIWGGQKRQYAATKFLLYTAAASIFILVAALGMAFYGDNMTFDMAELALKDYPLALELPLYAGLLIAFGVKLAVFPLHTWLPDAHGEASSPVSMVLAGVLLKMGGYGLIRLNMEMLPQAHVYFAPLIAMLGVINIIYGGFNSFAQTNMKRRLAYSSVSHMGFVLLGIASFTDLGISGAMLQMISHGLIASVLFFLAGVTYDRTHTMALNEMGNVGQVMPKVFALFTMGAMASLALPGMSGFASELTVFLGVTNGDIYSSSFRTVTVFLSAVGIILTPIYLLSMLRQIFYSSGVIPTCDIAPTCDLMDLDLKNQGNQEAVCFGTNCVLPSDAKFSDAKPREVFIAACFLVPIILLGCYPKLATQIYDVKTVAVNAHVRQSYTDIAQANPQIYAQGFLSPRIAKSEVAPILGVVK, encoded by the coding sequence ATGACTGCGGAACAATTTCCCTGGCTAACCGCGATTATCTTACTACCACTCGTTGCGTCCCTACTCATTCCAGTATTACCGGATAAAGGTGGTAAAACTGTGCGGTGGTATGCCTTGAGCGTGGCAATGGCAGACTTTATATTGATGTGCTATGCCTTTTGGAAGCATTACGACGCAACCAGTGCAACTTTTCAACTAGCAGAAAAGTATGCTTGGCTGCCTAACTTAGGTATAAACTGGGCAGTTTCAGTTGATGGCTTGTCTGTACCACTGGTACTGCTTGCGGGACTGGTGACGACGCTCTCAATTTTTGCAGCGTGGCAAGTCGATATGAAGCCTCGCCTGTTCTACTTCCTCATGCTGGTGCTGTATTCCGCACAAATCGGGGTATTCGTAGCGCAAGACTTGGTGCTGCTATTCATCATGTGGGAAGTCGAGCTAATTCCCGTTTACCTACTCGTTTCTATCTGGGGCGGTCAGAAGCGCCAGTACGCAGCTACAAAATTCCTACTGTATACAGCAGCAGCTTCAATATTTATTCTAGTAGCGGCGCTAGGAATGGCATTCTACGGCGACAATATGACCTTTGACATGGCAGAACTTGCCCTCAAAGATTATCCGCTTGCTTTAGAATTACCACTTTATGCAGGATTATTGATTGCCTTTGGTGTCAAACTAGCTGTGTTCCCTCTGCATACTTGGCTACCTGATGCTCACGGCGAAGCATCTTCTCCTGTATCAATGGTACTGGCGGGCGTACTTTTGAAGATGGGCGGATATGGACTTATCCGCTTGAATATGGAAATGCTCCCCCAAGCGCACGTTTACTTTGCTCCACTTATAGCAATGTTGGGCGTGATTAATATTATCTATGGTGGGTTCAACTCTTTCGCTCAGACGAATATGAAGCGTCGCCTAGCATATTCTTCTGTTTCCCACATGGGTTTCGTTTTGCTAGGTATTGCATCCTTTACTGATTTAGGTATTAGTGGTGCGATGTTGCAGATGATATCGCATGGTTTAATTGCCTCAGTGCTATTCTTCCTTGCGGGTGTAACTTATGACCGCACCCATACAATGGCATTGAATGAAATGGGCAATGTTGGTCAAGTGATGCCAAAAGTATTTGCCTTATTTACAATGGGTGCAATGGCATCTTTGGCTCTCCCTGGTATGAGTGGCTTTGCCAGCGAACTCACAGTATTTCTAGGTGTAACTAACGGCGATATCTATAGTTCTTCGTTCCGTACTGTAACAGTCTTTTTATCCGCAGTGGGAATCATTCTCACACCGATATATCTGCTTTCTATGTTGCGGCAGATATTCTACTCTTCTGGTGTAATACCTACCTGCGACATTGCACCCACGTGCGACTTGATGGATTTAGATCTAAAAAATCAAGGAAATCAGGAAGCGGTTTGCTTTGGAACAAACTGTGTATTACCTAGCGATGCTAAGTTTAGCGATGCTAAACCTAGAGAAGTTTTCATTGCTGCTTGCTTCTTAGTACCAATTATTCTTCTCGGCTGTTATCCCAAACTGGCAACGCAGATATATGATGTGAAAACTGTGGCAGTGAACGCGCACGTTCGCCAATCCTATACCGATATTGCACAAGCAAATCCCCAAATTTACGCTCAAGGATTTTTGTCTCCTCGAATTGCTAAGTCTGAGGTAGCGCCAATTTTAGGGGTTGTGAAGTAA
- a CDS encoding alpha-amylase family glycosyl hydrolase codes for MVATPPSQLSTEQYEVTDAQEKIDFLVSEQKPDNEIDLEFLYTRDIEFRQETIYFLVVDRFFDGNAENSVGLNPELYDPEGQDWGKYWGGDLQGVIDKLDYLKNMGVTAIWLTPLFEQVEALFLDQAAIHGYWTKDFKRLNPRFIGKDEEPSLNKTQETRNTTFDRLIEEMHKRKMKLILDIVCNHSNPDFSGKKGELYDDGVKIADFNDDKNNWYHHYGIVTNWQDEWQVQNCELSGLATFNENNNEYREYIKSAIKQWLDRGVDALRVDTVKHMPIWFWQEFTGDMYKHRPDVFIFGEWIFSSPFDDRSVEFANESGMSILDFGLCVAIRQALAQGAEGGFHEIQKVFDLDYRYKSATELITFIDNHDMARFQSLNPDPAMLKVAIALIMTCRGIPCIYYGTEQYLHNDTNGGDDPYNRPMMDKWDTETEIYRLMRLLAGVRRLNPAVSMGRHWQQYITADVYCYVRKYRDSICFVALNRGGATTLSEVMTCLPNGEHTCIVTRRKFEVVDGKIYNLELEERDAIVLSHVGERVKAQTIVRAQLNGVETQPGEWVVVIGDCPELGNWDIAKGFKLEYINDSTWFGEIPFNESAGNLITYKYAILREGTSPLRENIVPRRWYVASEGTVKWRDMWASGRES; via the coding sequence ATGGTCGCAACTCCTCCTTCTCAACTTTCCACTGAGCAATACGAAGTTACAGACGCTCAAGAAAAAATTGATTTTCTGGTTTCAGAACAAAAGCCGGATAATGAAATTGATTTAGAGTTTCTGTACACGCGGGATATTGAATTTAGACAAGAAACTATCTATTTCTTAGTAGTAGATCGCTTCTTTGATGGTAATGCTGAAAACAGTGTTGGCCTTAATCCAGAATTATACGATCCAGAGGGTCAAGATTGGGGTAAATATTGGGGCGGCGATCTACAAGGAGTTATTGATAAACTCGATTATTTGAAAAATATGGGAGTAACTGCAATTTGGTTGACTCCTTTATTTGAACAGGTAGAAGCTTTGTTTCTAGATCAAGCAGCTATTCACGGTTACTGGACAAAGGATTTTAAACGCCTCAACCCCCGTTTTATTGGTAAGGATGAAGAACCATCTCTCAATAAAACTCAGGAAACTCGCAATACAACTTTTGATCGCTTGATTGAAGAAATGCACAAGCGGAAAATGAAGTTGATTCTGGATATTGTTTGCAACCATAGTAATCCAGACTTCAGTGGAAAGAAAGGCGAATTATATGATGATGGCGTAAAAATTGCTGACTTTAATGATGATAAAAATAATTGGTATCACCACTACGGTATAGTTACCAATTGGCAAGATGAATGGCAGGTGCAAAACTGCGAATTATCAGGTTTAGCTACTTTTAACGAGAATAATAACGAGTACCGCGAGTATATTAAATCTGCCATTAAACAATGGTTGGATCGTGGTGTGGATGCTTTGCGGGTTGATACTGTTAAGCATATGCCAATCTGGTTCTGGCAAGAGTTTACCGGAGATATGTATAAGCACAGACCAGATGTGTTTATTTTTGGTGAATGGATTTTCAGCAGTCCATTTGACGATCGCTCTGTGGAGTTTGCGAATGAGTCGGGTATGTCTATACTCGATTTTGGATTATGTGTGGCAATTCGGCAAGCTTTAGCTCAAGGTGCTGAGGGTGGTTTCCATGAAATTCAGAAAGTTTTTGATTTAGATTACCGCTATAAAAGTGCAACGGAATTAATCACTTTTATTGATAATCACGACATGGCGAGGTTTCAAAGTTTGAACCCAGATCCAGCTATGTTGAAAGTTGCGATCGCACTGATTATGACTTGTCGCGGTATCCCTTGCATCTACTACGGTACTGAGCAATATCTCCATAATGACACCAACGGCGGTGATGATCCTTATAACCGTCCAATGATGGACAAGTGGGATACTGAAACAGAAATTTATCGCCTGATGCGCTTGTTAGCGGGTGTGCGTCGCTTAAATCCTGCGGTATCAATGGGTAGACATTGGCAACAATATATTACTGCTGATGTGTATTGCTATGTTCGCAAGTATCGGGATTCAATCTGTTTTGTGGCATTAAATCGTGGCGGTGCAACTACACTCTCTGAAGTAATGACTTGTCTACCAAATGGCGAACATACTTGCATTGTGACGCGCCGTAAATTTGAAGTAGTTGATGGGAAGATTTACAACTTAGAATTAGAAGAACGGGATGCGATCGTTTTGAGTCATGTCGGTGAACGAGTAAAAGCACAAACGATTGTACGGGCGCAACTCAACGGAGTTGAAACCCAACCAGGTGAGTGGGTGGTAGTAATTGGAGATTGTCCCGAACTAGGTAACTGGGATATTGCTAAAGGGTTTAAGTTGGAATATATCAATGACAGCACTTGGTTTGGTGAGATTCCCTTTAATGAAAGTGCTGGTAACTTGATTACTTATAAATATGCCATTTTGCGAGAAGGTACTTCACCGTTGCGAGAAAATATAGTTCCTCGTCGTTGGTATGTTGCTAGTGAAGGGACTGTTAAGTGGCGCGATATGTGGGCATCTGGTAGAGAGTCTTAG
- a CDS encoding HEPN domain-containing protein, whose translation MLEEFEYRGEWWLPNNPDKKVFGTLKFTPTDGTVLDLISSFVDSPFDKESSEHHLILGRLSTEEHITLHKCFLHKSSVSLAGFGSCQFYVEKIFIGFHFWDESDLKFESISINYSYLNQWSFINLPKIEFAQEQVAINYKRLETTQPVKINDDWQLSIVVSTYHQYDTLQHININQQTYIVIEPNEKKTFEEFQPVIKHIQNFLSLATKELVYPLVINAAKIKTAPIPQEDRTIGVSIIYQLSITPIVIKKLMPYHMLFTLSRISSNFQEYIQNWFKRRDILEPIYELYFGTLYNENMYPQQAFLNLVQALEAYHRKNEKMTKYDLPEQDHQKRLDEIISNVPQEYIEWLKVKLSYSNEINLRQRLKEILEICSEVLSDFTSEANLFNNKRKKKDFISKAVSIRNYLTHYDNHGNDAVKEQASDVKTLIWLSEKVRIVMEICFLIELGFECEQIKDIFRSRTDRKIIELILCN comes from the coding sequence ATGTTGGAAGAATTTGAATATAGAGGAGAATGGTGGCTTCCCAATAACCCTGATAAGAAGGTATTCGGAACGCTAAAATTTACTCCTACTGATGGTACAGTATTAGACTTAATCAGTTCTTTTGTAGATAGCCCATTCGACAAAGAGTCATCAGAACATCATCTTATTCTAGGAAGACTATCAACCGAAGAGCATATTACTTTGCATAAATGTTTTTTGCATAAATCATCAGTAAGCCTTGCTGGTTTTGGAAGTTGTCAGTTCTATGTTGAAAAAATATTTATAGGCTTTCATTTTTGGGATGAATCTGATTTGAAATTTGAAAGTATATCGATAAATTACTCTTATTTAAATCAATGGTCGTTTATTAATTTACCTAAAATAGAATTTGCCCAAGAACAAGTAGCGATAAATTATAAAAGACTAGAGACAACACAGCCAGTTAAGATTAACGATGACTGGCAATTATCTATCGTGGTTTCTACATACCATCAATACGACACACTTCAACATATTAATATTAATCAACAAACTTATATAGTTATAGAGCCTAATGAAAAAAAGACTTTTGAAGAGTTTCAACCAGTTATAAAGCACATTCAGAACTTTTTAAGTCTTGCCACTAAAGAGCTAGTATATCCTTTAGTTATTAATGCAGCTAAGATTAAAACTGCTCCCATACCGCAGGAGGATAGAACTATAGGTGTAAGTATAATATATCAGCTTTCAATCACTCCAATTGTAATTAAGAAGTTAATGCCTTACCATATGCTTTTTACCTTGAGTCGAATTTCTAGTAACTTTCAGGAATATATTCAAAACTGGTTTAAAAGAAGAGATATATTGGAACCAATATATGAACTTTACTTTGGAACTTTGTATAATGAGAATATGTACCCACAACAAGCATTTCTAAACTTAGTTCAAGCATTAGAGGCATATCATAGAAAAAACGAAAAAATGACTAAATATGATTTGCCAGAGCAAGATCATCAAAAAAGGTTAGACGAAATTATTAGTAATGTTCCTCAAGAATACATAGAGTGGTTAAAGGTAAAACTTTCATATAGTAATGAAATTAATTTAAGACAACGTTTAAAAGAGATTTTAGAAATATGCTCAGAAGTTTTAAGCGACTTTACAAGCGAAGCTAATTTATTTAACAACAAGCGTAAAAAAAAGGATTTTATTTCTAAAGCTGTAAGTATTAGGAATTATTTAACTCATTATGATAATCATGGAAATGATGCTGTCAAGGAGCAAGCTTCTGATGTAAAAACGCTAATTTGGCTTAGTGAAAAGGTGAGAATAGTAATGGAAATATGTTTTTTGATTGAATTAGGCTTTGAATGCGAACAAATTAAAGATATATTTAGAAGTAGAACTGATAGAAAAATTATTGAGCTTATTTTATGTAATTAA
- a CDS encoding DUF3368 domain-containing protein — MIIVSDTSPINNLAAIAQLDLLHHLYGTVIIPEAVYQELTEPEFPVAGAIEVQTFDWVQTRQVNNRAVVQALLTELDLGEAEALALALELKADQVLIDENQGRRVAARLNLKFTGILGILIEAKSQGLISLVKPLLDSLINQAGFWIAESVYNRVLQIADEEN; from the coding sequence GTGATTATTGTCAGTGATACATCACCTATCAATAACTTAGCAGCGATCGCCCAACTCGATCTTTTACATCATCTTTACGGGACGGTAATTATTCCTGAAGCGGTCTATCAAGAACTAACCGAGCCTGAGTTTCCAGTAGCAGGTGCAATCGAAGTACAAACTTTTGACTGGGTTCAAACCCGTCAAGTAAATAATCGTGCAGTAGTTCAAGCTTTGCTAACAGAATTGGATCTAGGTGAAGCTGAGGCGCTTGCGTTAGCTTTGGAACTAAAAGCTGATCAAGTTTTAATTGATGAAAATCAGGGTCGAAGGGTTGCTGCTAGATTAAATCTTAAATTTACTGGTATTTTAGGGATCTTGATTGAGGCGAAAAGCCAAGGCTTAATTTCTTTAGTGAAACCTTTGCTAGATTCTCTGATTAATCAAGCTGGTTTTTGGATTGCTGAATCAGTATATAACAGAGTTTTACAAATCGCTGATGAGGAAAATTAA
- a CDS encoding UPF0175 family protein — MSITIPDEVLASTRMTETEMKQEIAIMLFQKEKLTLAQASRLAGMNRIAFQHLLASRQISVHYDVEDFEQDIKNLREMGRL, encoded by the coding sequence ATGAGTATCACAATTCCAGATGAAGTCTTAGCTTCAACCCGCATGACTGAAACTGAGATGAAGCAGGAAATCGCAATCATGCTCTTTCAAAAAGAGAAACTTACATTAGCTCAAGCAAGTCGATTGGCAGGAATGAATCGGATCGCGTTCCAGCATTTACTTGCCAGTCGGCAAATCTCAGTTCACTACGATGTAGAAGATTTTGAACAAGACATTAAAAATCTCAGAGAGATGGGTAGATTGTGA
- the rsgA gene encoding ribosome small subunit-dependent GTPase A yields the protein MNLEQLGWSDYYARSFEPYCQQGFTVGRVAVEYRNTYFLYTAQGELSAEVTGKLRYQATGAQDFPVVGDWVVIQIREPEKRATIHTILPRKTKFSRKIAGSKTQEQIVATNIDTVFLVSGLDGDFNPRRIERYLILAWESGANPVIILNKADLCEDIEQQIAQVEAIALGVPVIALSASHQQGLAALEPYLQPGKTVALLGSSGVGKSTLANQLKGANVQAVQPVRRGDDRGKHTTTHRELILLPSGGLIMDTPGMREIQIWEGNQGLPETFAEIETLAQDCRFRDCQHDDEPGCAVQQALAENRLDYGRFFNYQKLQKELNYLARKQDQRANLAEKERWKKIHKALRNHYKH from the coding sequence GTGAATTTGGAACAATTAGGCTGGAGCGACTATTATGCTCGCAGCTTTGAACCTTATTGCCAACAAGGATTTACTGTTGGTCGAGTTGCTGTTGAATATAGGAATACCTACTTTCTTTACACTGCTCAGGGAGAGCTATCAGCAGAAGTAACAGGAAAACTGAGGTATCAGGCTACAGGCGCTCAAGATTTTCCTGTAGTCGGTGATTGGGTAGTTATCCAGATCAGAGAACCTGAAAAACGTGCCACAATCCACACTATCTTGCCTCGAAAAACTAAGTTCTCTCGCAAAATCGCTGGAAGTAAAACACAAGAGCAAATCGTCGCTACTAATATTGATACTGTTTTTTTAGTGTCAGGTTTAGATGGAGATTTCAACCCTAGACGCATTGAACGGTACTTAATTTTGGCTTGGGAAAGTGGCGCTAATCCCGTCATTATTCTGAACAAAGCAGATCTTTGTGAGGATATTGAACAACAAATTGCTCAAGTGGAAGCTATTGCGCTTGGTGTTCCTGTGATTGCGTTGAGTGCTTCTCACCAGCAAGGTTTAGCCGCACTAGAACCTTATTTGCAACCAGGAAAAACTGTTGCTTTACTGGGATCTTCTGGTGTAGGTAAGTCCACTCTCGCAAACCAGCTTAAAGGCGCAAACGTTCAAGCGGTTCAACCAGTAAGGCGAGGTGATGATCGAGGTAAACATACCACAACTCACAGAGAGTTAATTCTTTTGCCAAGTGGTGGTTTGATTATGGATACCCCAGGTATGCGGGAGATCCAGATTTGGGAAGGTAATCAAGGATTGCCAGAAACGTTTGCCGAGATTGAAACCTTAGCTCAAGACTGCCGTTTTCGGGATTGTCAGCACGACGATGAACCAGGTTGTGCAGTACAACAAGCTTTGGCAGAAAATCGGCTTGACTACGGGCGATTTTTCAATTATCAAAAGCTCCAAAAAGAACTCAACTATCTTGCTCGTAAACAAGATCAACGGGCGAATTTAGCTGAGAAAGAACGGTGGAAGAAGATTCACAAAGCTCTGCGGAACCATTACAAGCATTGA
- a CDS encoding class II glutamine amidotransferase, which yields MCQLLGMNCNVPTDICFSFEGFSARGGKTDEHQDGWGIAFFEGVGCRLFIDEKSSSTSPIADLVRKYPIKSTNVIAHIRKATFGAVALENCHPFQRELWGKYWIFAHNGDLPDFYPESAGFYRPVGQTDSERAFCLILNTLRQKFPDGKPPLGELYSTLKEITDAIALKGTFNYLLSDGEHLFAYCSTKLCYVVRKAPFAAAHLIDADITVDFQELTTPSDRVAVIATLPLTDNEVWTIFQPGELIVFQDGLPINHFS from the coding sequence ATGTGCCAACTGCTAGGGATGAATTGCAATGTACCGACTGATATCTGCTTTTCATTTGAGGGATTTTCGGCGCGGGGAGGAAAAACTGATGAACATCAGGACGGTTGGGGAATTGCGTTTTTTGAAGGCGTGGGATGTCGCCTCTTTATAGATGAGAAATCGTCTTCCACTTCACCTATTGCAGATTTAGTGCGAAAGTACCCGATCAAGTCTACTAATGTAATTGCTCATATCCGCAAAGCTACATTTGGTGCTGTTGCATTAGAAAATTGTCACCCGTTTCAGCGAGAGTTATGGGGTAAATATTGGATATTTGCACACAACGGCGATTTACCGGATTTTTACCCAGAAAGTGCGGGGTTTTATCGTCCAGTTGGTCAAACTGATAGTGAACGGGCATTTTGTCTGATTCTCAATACTCTGCGCCAAAAATTTCCTGATGGTAAGCCACCTTTGGGAGAGCTTTATTCGACGTTAAAAGAAATTACAGATGCGATCGCACTTAAAGGTACTTTCAATTACCTGCTTTCCGATGGCGAACATCTTTTCGCCTACTGTTCCACCAAACTATGTTACGTCGTGCGAAAGGCTCCTTTTGCCGCAGCGCATTTAATTGATGCTGATATTACAGTTGATTTTCAGGAATTGACAACGCCGAGCGATCGCGTTGCAGTCATCGCTACACTTCCGTTAACTGATAACGAAGTTTGGACAATATTTCAACCAGGAGAATTAATAGTCTTTCAGGATGGATTGCCTATTAATCATTTTAGTTAA
- a CDS encoding M90 family metallopeptidase — MFEAIIFLLIIGLIVTAILINPVLIKQRRNRIKRRTFPPMWNAIIENNLPIYYSLYPAERKRLQGHIQVFLAEKQFIGCQGLPITEEMKVIIAAIACLLLLNERGNYFSKLRSILVYPSAYFVNETTAMGNYVVEEKRVARLGESWTNDQLVLSWEQVKQDTSHWKDGHNVVLHEFAHQLDQEDGKAEGVPLLQKNSDYQIWSQVMTEAYQQLCNDVQLGVKIVLDSYGATNPAEFFAVATETFFEKPQQLLKKHPALYEQLQSYYQLDPVQWD; from the coding sequence ATGTTTGAAGCAATTATTTTTTTGCTCATCATTGGGCTAATAGTTACGGCAATATTAATCAATCCTGTATTAATCAAACAACGACGCAACAGAATAAAACGGCGCACATTTCCGCCCATGTGGAATGCCATTATTGAAAATAACCTACCCATTTACTACAGTCTTTATCCTGCTGAACGCAAGCGACTTCAGGGACACATTCAAGTATTTTTAGCAGAAAAACAATTTATTGGCTGTCAAGGATTACCGATAACAGAAGAAATGAAAGTAATTATTGCTGCTATTGCTTGTTTACTTTTGCTGAATGAGCGAGGTAATTACTTTTCAAAACTGCGATCAATTTTGGTTTACCCCAGTGCTTATTTTGTGAATGAAACTACTGCTATGGGCAATTATGTTGTTGAAGAAAAGCGCGTTGCCAGATTAGGAGAATCTTGGACAAATGACCAATTAGTATTATCTTGGGAACAGGTAAAACAAGATACTTCTCACTGGAAAGATGGGCATAATGTTGTGCTACATGAATTCGCCCATCAATTAGATCAAGAAGATGGAAAAGCTGAGGGTGTGCCTCTTTTGCAGAAAAACTCAGACTATCAAATTTGGTCGCAAGTTATGACAGAAGCATATCAACAACTGTGTAATGATGTGCAATTAGGTGTAAAGATTGTTTTAGATAGTTATGGTGCAACAAATCCCGCAGAATTTTTTGCCGTAGCTACAGAGACATTTTTTGAGAAACCGCAACAGTTATTGAAGAAGCATCCAGCACTTTATGAGCAGTTGCAAAGTTATTATCAATTAGATCCTGTGCAATGGGATTAA
- the mazF gene encoding endoribonuclease MazF has translation MVVPANYYIPSRGDIVYLDFDPTKGHEQKGHRPAFVISPHAYNNKTSLALFMPITKQQKGYPFEVLLPSNLKTSGVILTDQIKCLDWKARNVQFVESVPEDVIEEVQAKIELLIL, from the coding sequence TTGGTAGTACCAGCAAATTATTATATTCCTAGTCGGGGAGATATTGTTTATTTAGACTTTGATCCAACAAAAGGACATGAGCAAAAGGGGCATAGACCTGCTTTTGTAATTTCGCCTCATGCTTATAACAATAAAACCTCCCTGGCTTTATTCATGCCTATTACTAAGCAGCAGAAGGGGTATCCTTTTGAAGTGCTTTTACCTTCTAATTTAAAAACTTCTGGAGTTATTCTTACAGACCAAATTAAATGCTTGGATTGGAAGGCTCGAAATGTTCAATTTGTTGAGTCTGTGCCAGAAGATGTAATTGAAGAAGTGCAGGCAAAAATCGAGTTATTAATTTTGTAA
- a CDS encoding AbrB/MazE/SpoVT family DNA-binding domain-containing protein produces the protein MIATVTKWGNSLAVRIPQNLAKEIHVSEGSKVNIGVVDGTLVVKPRSRKRYSLDELVKGITPENLHAEIDTGVAVGNEVW, from the coding sequence ATGATTGCAACTGTTACAAAGTGGGGAAACAGTCTTGCTGTTCGCATCCCTCAAAATTTAGCTAAAGAAATCCATGTATCTGAAGGTTCAAAAGTAAATATTGGCGTGGTAGATGGAACTTTGGTAGTGAAGCCTAGAAGCCGCAAGCGATACTCACTTGACGAACTTGTTAAGGGAATCACCCCAGAAAATCTCCATGCTGAAATTGATACTGGAGTAGCTGTGGGGAATGAAGTTTGGTAG
- a CDS encoding TIGR02391 family protein: protein MQILNLTETQKNLLQWILKEVRAGKLEEDEIWFIWSYDGASLVGYQGKVPDVKTASLDALQNHGFLLCDQSNPNQYKCALTSQAYGAVDSNFSSPNFSATTYLIPLDEIKHLDPELWDRCRFSLSSGGNDPKAWDKAVRTATVVLEERLRKLGKTESINPDATGETIVNTIFGGKNSVLSGKLDDKKLRAYRDLYAGMMSVFRNPYAHRIIDPSPENGGTIIVFINLLLKMLDEINWDAVEDEV from the coding sequence ATGCAAATCCTAAATCTCACTGAAACTCAAAAAAACCTCTTGCAGTGGATACTTAAAGAAGTACGTGCTGGAAAACTAGAGGAGGATGAAATTTGGTTTATCTGGTCTTATGATGGTGCAAGTTTAGTAGGTTATCAAGGAAAGGTTCCTGATGTAAAAACGGCTAGTCTTGATGCTTTGCAAAATCATGGTTTTCTTTTATGCGATCAAAGCAATCCAAATCAATATAAATGCGCTTTAACCAGTCAAGCCTATGGAGCAGTTGACTCCAACTTTAGTTCCCCCAACTTTTCTGCTACCACTTATTTGATCCCTCTGGATGAAATCAAACATTTAGATCCCGAATTATGGGATAGATGTCGTTTCTCATTAAGTTCGGGCGGAAATGATCCAAAAGCTTGGGATAAAGCTGTACGTACTGCAACAGTAGTTTTGGAAGAGCGTTTGAGAAAACTTGGCAAAACTGAATCTATCAACCCAGATGCTACTGGTGAAACCATCGTAAATACAATCTTTGGTGGTAAAAATTCAGTGCTAAGTGGCAAACTTGATGATAAAAAGCTTCGAGCGTATCGCGATCTGTATGCAGGCATGATGTCTGTTTTTCGGAATCCCTATGCACACAGAATCATAGATCCTAGCCCAGAAAATGGGGGAACAATCATCGTATTTATCAATTTACTATTGAAAATGCTGGATGAGATAAACTGGGACGCTGTTGAAGACGAAGTATGA
- a CDS encoding Uma2 family endonuclease yields MTTAIPSSLNLEEFLKLPETTPASEFIDGRIYQKPMPQGKHSRLQLKFCDAVNQVAETPKIALVFPELRCTFGNRSIIPDATVFIWDRIPFEANGEVPNAFEIYPDWTVEILSPDQKSIRVISNILHCLKYGTQLGWLIDPDERLIFAFIPGQEPVELSGSDRLPIPKSLKLDLTVNQVFGWLKVG; encoded by the coding sequence ATGACAACAGCAATTCCTTCATCCCTTAACCTAGAAGAATTTCTCAAACTGCCAGAAACAACGCCTGCCAGTGAATTTATAGACGGTAGAATTTATCAAAAACCTATGCCTCAAGGCAAACACTCACGTCTGCAACTAAAATTTTGTGATGCTGTTAATCAAGTTGCAGAAACTCCAAAAATTGCCTTAGTTTTTCCAGAATTGCGTTGTACCTTTGGTAATCGCTCTATTATCCCTGATGCTACTGTATTTATTTGGGATAGAATTCCTTTTGAAGCAAATGGGGAAGTACCTAACGCCTTTGAAATATATCCTGATTGGACAGTAGAAATTCTCTCGCCTGACCAGAAATCTATTAGAGTCATTAGTAACATTTTGCACTGTCTTAAATATGGAACTCAGTTAGGATGGTTAATCGATCCAGATGAGCGATTAATTTTTGCATTTATCCCAGGACAAGAACCTGTAGAGTTATCAGGTAGCGATCGCCTGCCGATACCAAAATCCCTTAAATTAGATTTAACTGTTAATCAGGTGTTTGGATGGCTTAAAGTAGGTTGA